GGGTTCCGAGGATGATGTTACGGCACTGGTAACATGTATATTTTTATTTTGCAGCTTTTTACTTCCGGCCAATTCCGGGTGGTGTACCTTATCAGGCGTTGCATGGGCGGCAATATAGTCTGTAGTGCTCTTTTGCAGCAATTTGAGGGAAACCGGTTTTCCATTAGATTTAGTAATGGCATCGTACAGCCCCCGGGTAAACAGACTGCCTTTCCGTGTAGCAATGGCCGTTTCATCATCCTGGCAGGCACTCAAAGAGGCAAATCGCTCCCGGGTAATGGCCCGACGTCTGGGCTGGGTGGAAAAGTTGGCTTTTCCGACCAGACGAGGCATTCCGGGATATATAAAGAATTTCGCTTTTTGATCCTCACTGCCAAAGGACTTGGTACTGGTACCGCTGTGGCAGGCATCAATAAATACAAAACTTTCCCTGGCTGGAATTTTTGCAAGCATTTTGCCGAACACATCATCTAAAAACACATTTACCAAGGTTTTATTTTTGATTTTCGTATCATAGGGCAGCAGGACCTCATCGACTTTGTCTTTTTCATCCTGACTGGTGTCGGGAATATGAGATCCGTGCCCACTATAGTAAAAGAATGCCCGGTCATTTTTTGTCGTGCCTTTTATTAGCCAATTGCTGATCGAATGGCCGATATTTTCAAGGGTCGCCTGATCATCCCTGAGAACTTTAATCTGTTGGGGTTTGAATCCAATTGCCTGTGCGATTTTTTTGGCCATTTCAACATCTTTATCAATACCCGGCAAATTGCCCGAGGATAGCTGATATTTTCCAACGCCGATGATCAATGCCCGGTTCTCTGCAAAAGCCGGCCAGGCACTTAATATTAGACAAACCAGAACCAGGAACATTCCCCTGTGCATACAATAATGGTAACCATTCATTTTCTTATCTCCTGTCCTTTTTGAAACAATGTAATAAAAGGCACCTTTTGGTGCCTTTTACCGGTTTATGGTTTAATATCCA
Above is a window of uncultured Desulfobacter sp. DNA encoding:
- a CDS encoding caspase family protein; the protein is MNGYHYCMHRGMFLVLVCLILSAWPAFAENRALIIGVGKYQLSSGNLPGIDKDVEMAKKIAQAIGFKPQQIKVLRDDQATLENIGHSISNWLIKGTTKNDRAFFYYSGHGSHIPDTSQDEKDKVDEVLLPYDTKIKNKTLVNVFLDDVFGKMLAKIPARESFVFIDACHSGTSTKSFGSEDQKAKFFIYPGMPRLVGKANFSTQPRRRAITRERFASLSACQDDETAIATRKGSLFTRGLYDAITKSNGKPVSLKLLQKSTTDYIAAHATPDKVHHPELAGSKKLQNKNIHVTSAVTSSSEPSLWDRVLLLTEGADYKVPVRTNQSKFKEGDLLEVSLTMPHDGYVNVINLSPNDTKSAILFPNGYHKENFFKAGTRITIPNEDDDFNLPTSPPFGKTLIAVFVTTEKINSYKKGLGNSKDLIKLMSGETAKEFDVIRSCFSVQPKSVGLGAGKVIALVEK